DNA sequence from the Rhizoctonia solani chromosome 14, complete sequence genome:
AATTGGGTAGTACCTGCACTTCGTCTGATTCTTCCTGAAAGCCCTTGAGAAATATAGCATTTCGAGAGGTTTTCGCCGTGTGATTCTTGAATAGTAGCACAAACTCGAACATATCGATCCAAAGCGTCCTGAAGAAGACTGCTGGCGGCGTCAAGCTCCTCGATTGTATACAAGATCATAAACAAGTCGCTTAGGCGAAGAGGACGAATGATACGGTAGTAAAATAGGTAATCTCATGGGGTCTTCCAGTTGGGTGTATAATGTTGTTTTTATGACTCAGCAGATACGGGCGCCACTGAATGGAGGGCGTTGGTGATACTTGATCGAGAATTTGCAAATTTATGGAGCGCCGCGCTCCCGACGTGCTGTCGGCGCTAGTCCCAAATCCCTAAGAAAACATGTTTGCTCTATCTTTTGAGTCCTTGGCATTCGATGAGCACCAAGACTAGTATCAACATACATTGGGATTATGTCCATCAACGCGCCAGAGTACAAGCACAACCAAGGCGATAACAAACGCATTAGTAGCATTAACGCACCGAGACACGGAAACCAAAAAAAATATAATCAAAATCATAAAAGCCCATAGCAATCAAAGCTAGCCACCCAGAATCGCTAAGCTACAAAAATTTTCAACACTAATTACAAGGCGAACGGTCAAAATTATAGGTATTAAAACTCAAATTATTTCATCCCAGTCGATCTCGGTGTTTATTGACAATTCTGGGATATTTGATGTAATTCCAGATAGTTTGGCCATATCGCAGCTGTAGGCTCCTGCTATGGATAACCGCTTCACGTTTGAGCGACTAAGAAAAGCTTTAATTTGATCCATTGCAAAGACTCTCTGATAACCGGCATCACGAATCAATTCCATCAACACAGTAAGCGGCTTTGGACCAGGCGCGATCCATCGTAACAGTTGCCCCATTGAGCTCCCCCCTCGTACTCCAAGTGCAAGTGTATCTAAATCTAACAGCGATAAGGGCTCAGTAGAAGAGGAGTCAGGAATGCGCCCACTAAGGCAAAGGTTAAATACCAGGACCCGTAAACGAGGACTGCCATTCAATATATCAACGAACGCAGATTCCGGAATAAAACATTCTTGAGAGTCGAAGTGTGGCATTTCACATTGAGTTAAACGAAGCTCGGTCAGACCATGATATGCTTTGCTTTCCCAAGGAGCAAAAAGGCCATCGAACGAGAGAGAAGTGAAACGGAATAGGATGTCTTCAAGTTCTTGTTCTGGTATGTCCAGTAGTACGGCTCTATAAAATTCTTCGCGATATTGCCTAGCAATAGTCCCGTTGCGAGCCGCCATTATTCTACAACAACCGTCTTCATCAGCGCCACCACGCACGACGAGTCGAGACAGCGCTCCAGGTACGCAGTTTCTAAGACAGCTATTGAGTGCTTTTCGGTAAAAGTCCGAATATTCGCCGTTGATGGTGAGGCTAAGCGTTCTGGTGCGTGCTGCCAATGATGATATAAGTTGGATAGCGTGAACCGTGGGGTTATCCGAAGGTCCGGGCAGTTTACCAATGTGCCCGTGACCGAATGCGTATGCAGATTCATCGATGTGGAGATACAGGGGAAGTGGATCGGACCGTTCTGCGTACGCTTTGGCACGAGGAAGAATTTGTTGGTTGACAGCGGGCTCAGTGTAGAGATCAATGTGAGTCCAGAGATAGCGTGAACCAAGTGCAACTCGTCGCCAGCGGGAGCAAACGTGTGACAGCCGGTCAGGGTATTTAGAGAACCAAGTCTCCCTATAATCGTCTTTCTCCTGACTGGAACATTGTTCTCCAGAGAGAACGAACTGAAAGATTTGAGTAAGGATTTCGGGAGGCAGGTTGCTTGCGGGAGCGAGAGAAGCGGAGTTCCGAATCGAGGTAAGTGCTACCTTGGCTTCTTGAAACTTCGACTCATAGTCGAGTAATGAATGTACCTCTATCTTGAGTCGATTCGTGAAATCTTGGGAAACAATGTTGCTTGCGCGTTTCGTGACGTAGGACTTCTGAATCACAGAACAAACTCGAAGGTAGCGGTCCAACGCGACTTGGAGCAAGCCGCTCGCGGTGCCAAGCTCCTCGATTATACTTTCCATAAGACTCCTGTGTGCGAAAGGATGCTATGAAAGTTGTATAAAAATAATTAATACAGTGTGTGATATGGTTGCTTCTTTTGAGTCGATCGTGATCGAGAAATCTCAAATTCACGTGCTGGGGCCGCAAAGCATAAGCCGACGTCAGCAACCTAATTAATCCAAACGTAAACGCACGCTGATATATGCGAAGTAAGCATGTCTACCAAACATCAGTGTATCGGAACAATGTTTCTGTTCGGTCGAGATTCCAGTCAACTTTGTGATAGTCTAACGTAACACCTGGCAAATGAAATCTTAGATCAAACTTAAAGAATTTATCCACCAAATCGATTCATTCAACCGTAACGTAAGGCATGATCCACAAACACACACATATAATACAATGGAAGACACAGAAGTAGGAGACGCTCAAGCAAACCTAGACACGGCGACTCTCGAGCTGCTCGATTTCTTGAATGTTTTCTTTGTCAAAGGAACCTGGTCTGGGGCTTCCGGGAACGCCACCTTCTCCAGGCACTCCTTCGTGCATTACATTCTCGGCTTGCTTTTGCTGACGACGTCTGACTTCCTCTGGTTCGAAAACTAGACATCCAGGGATTCTGCGTCAGAACTACATTCGAGAATGTGATTTTGCAATGGACTTACGGAACGTCAGCTCTTCCAAAGTTCGGCCAGAGGTTTCTGGGAACATAAAGAACACAAATCCGACCTCGAACATAAGCCAGACACTTGAACTCGAATGTCAGGATACGCAGGGACACATTGATCAGCACTCTCACCAATAGCTAATATAATACTTCCATCCAGCATTTGCAATTCCAATTGGGTTCACGTACTGATTGAAGAACCCTGCCGCACGCCCCCACCACTGGAAAATAGTGATGCCGCGAGAGCGCACAACGAATGGGAAGAGCTCGATGAGATAAGCTTTGTCTGAGTCAGCATACAAAACTAATAATTACGGCATGCGCACGGCTCACTGTATGTTAGGGCATTGTATCCCATATTGTATGCGGGAGAATACAGGAAAATCATCGCCAATACTGCGTGAGAAGCCTCTTTGCTGCCCCTTGTGGTGTATAGAGCCGCTGAAGTTGTCCACCCCACGTACACGCAGAGCAAGCACATCGTGCAAGCAAGGTACATCGGCCTGCGCTTAAATTTGTACACTGAAAGTGCCCATATGGCTTGAAAACGGGTGTTAACCTCGGGAATCAACGCTGGAGTATGATTACTTACTGCCATTGATAAAACCCCAGCAAGTGTTTGCCAAGTTGATTTGGTTGACGGTGCGGTTGTTCGTAATGCCAACTCCCTCCAGAATACGCTTCAGGTAGTAGCTAAATAGCAGTAGATGGGTTACAAAGCACTCTCACCACATGATAAAATAAAAATGGCACTTACGAGATCATACCGTTACCGCTCCATTGAGTAAAAAGACCAAGGAAAGAGGCAATGATTAGGCGACGACGCATACCGGGAGTCGCTATCAGCTCTTTCCAACCGCGCTTGGAGTTTTCTTGCTCGATCTTCAAAGTAGACTCAATTTGAGCAAACTCAGCCTTGACAAACTCGGAGTCACGATCGCCCTCGGCGTGATACTTGACTAGGATCTCAAAGGCATCATCACGCCGACCCTGGGAGATGAGCCAACTGATAGTAATGGCTTCAGAGATGAGCCTTCGGGCTAATATTTTATTACTTACCGAGGCGATTCAGGAATAAAGTAGATGAAACCAATCTGAAGGAAACTGGGCGCAGCTTGAAGGAGACTGGGGATTCGCCAGCTCCAGTTGCTCTTTATGTCGAACGTGCCTAGCGTTACACCGGCAGCAATAATGGCACCAACGAAATAAGAAGCATTGAACAGCGAAGTCATGACGGCACGTTCTTTGGGATAAGAAAGCTCTCCGATCAAGGTCGAAGCTGCGATAATGGCGAACGGAATACCCAACCCAAGGACCCACCGAGACATGACAAACATTGGGTCTTAAAAACCGAGCTATGGTAAGCAACTTAGCTAAGTAGTAACGCAACTATCGCTTACAATTGATGGAACTCGCTTGAAGTGCAGCGCCAATAATCATGAGGAGACTTCCGAACAGCACAGCCGTACGACGCCCCAGACGATCGTTGACCATGGGTACAAACGGAAGGGCACATATAGCTCCCAGAGAGTACATCGAGGACATAACGCCGAGTAGATTGCCTCTTGGGCGACCGAAAACTGGAAGGAAGAAATGTTAAATATCATCCAACTTTGGTGATTCTTATGCTTACATTCGTCCCAATATGTGACTCCCTGGAGACCGTTCATCATACTCGAGTCGAATCTACGGAAGTGACCAAACTGTCAATATCCATAGGAATGGGCCGTCATTACGTTGCTACGTACCCACTGGTCATCTCGACACCCATACACGTAGGCAATAGCAGGAAGTATAGCTTTCGAAGATTCGGTTTGCTATACCAAGGTACTTTGTCTTGTTCGACATAGCGAGTGACCACAGGGTCCGCAGCTGCCCCGCCACCATGAGTACCCCCGCCTGCCATTGTGTCTTTCGATGTGTGGGGAAGCGGAGAACCAGGACCTTCGCAGAGATACTGTTTTATACCTCTGTCAATACCGGCACATTGGAAGCTATATTATCCGTACGAACCAGCTGGAGGATGTATTAGTAATACATGTTTTACCATCGAAGGCTGCCAAGCCATCCCAATCAACCGAAGTCTAACCGAGGGCACGCTTGGTATCACGAGAAACCCAACCGACACGGTGATAAGTCCATTCCTGTTCGTTATTCCGGGCGTGATGTCAACGGGATTATCCGTTTACAGGTGCGGTTGGGAGATATTTGTGATGAGACTGGCCCTGGACCTCAAGACCAAGCAGTGACTAAGCACCAAAGAGGGGCGTGTCGGCAACGAGTTCCGATAATAACAGCGATAATGATGCGGCTGGCTCGAGTGTGTGATCACTCTTTCTAACATGGCTTAGCTGGTTTGTTTGGGACGTGGGCCGGTGGAGTGGACACACGGTTGTACCTGCATCTGTGGAAGTATAGGGCTTGGTTCTGCTTCTAAATGATGGTAAACGAGTTTATATTGGTCCGTGGATCTGACTCGGCAGGATCTGAAAGACTTGAGGTTGCTTCGCCGAGCTGTGGCGTGGTCTGCAAGTTTATATCCCTAAATTGGGCGGTATCAGACCAAAGTATAAGCGCCATCAGGGTGCGAACTTGCTGACGTCAGGTGTCCAAGCAAGCGCCAACGAGTTCCTCTACATGTGCGTACTGAACCTATTTACTCAAACAGGCCCTTGAAGATCCAAAGCTTACAAAAGTGAAATGGTGGCATTATCGCAGATTCAGCTGGTTGTCTACCTATACGGTTCTAAAGTTAAACGGGATAGTTGTACAACAAATCTTGCAAGCGGCATACCCATCAAACAATCCCATTCCTTGCTAGTACTAAACATCAGGTGAATTGCCATTGTGAGAGATTTCTTAGTCGAACGACAAAGCCATGTTCCTTATTCCGGTAGAGGAACAGCAATCAGCCGGATGCCCGCCCGCTCCACACCCCCTCCATATAATCGTAGCGGATTCCAACCACCGAACAATGCAACGACTTTTAAGGATCTTCTGCACTTCGAAGAGCGCCTCAAAATCAATGCGGCCATGTTgaaaaaaaggaaaaggaaataCCAAGGTGAGAGCGTCGGCTATCACTTGATGACGCGTGAAATGACAAGCCTACCTGGCATAAGCCTTTCTGGTCCATCTGGTTATAATAATATTGATACTGGCCAGTGACGTGATTTTAAACACGTCCTTAGTGATGTCGCCTGTTAACCTCATAGTACCACACTTCGATAATCGGGCCCGGATTCCACTGATAGCGTGGTGGTTGGACCAGCCAGAGTCAACAGTACCGCACATAACAACACCACTAAATCCTCATCCTTACATCATCCCCGGATTGTGGCTAGTGTCAGTCACCACGCTCGTGCTATTCTTTGCGAGTGGCTTATACTCGGAGAAAATTTCCTATGCCAATAGGTGCGTTTATTATCAGTCGTGGTCTAGGTTGCTTGACCCAGTTCATTACCAAAGATATGTTCCGCAGGCCAACCGTGCTTTGCGAAATTTCAACCTTCACCTCAACGTCCGGACTCAAACCATCAGTCCTCCGGCTCCTTTAAAATATCTTTTCCCTCGTCCAACAACTGCAACCTCCCCAACCACAGCCCAACAGCTCCGCAAAGGGGTGATCAAGAAGGCACAACTAAACCCCATTCCGCCGACAAATAACCCTAGAGGAGAATTGATCTTCAGCAACAGGGTGGACCGCTCTTTCCGCGAGGCGTATGAAAGGTATCGCTCGGTATGGGAAAGGAAGCGCGAAGAACACCTTGCAGCGAATCGCCGGTCTTGGTTTGGTTGGTTGTGGTTCATAAGCAACAAACCAATTCCAGTTGGTCCCCCAGGAAAGGACAGGGGCGAACTACACCCACCCCCGGGTCATCCCGTACACCATCCCGTCGATCGTCTCCCGCCGGAGGAGTACGGAAAAATCGCACTCGAACCCCAGAACTCCCAAGTTCGCCGCTCGCACAAACGGAATCCGGCGGCCGTACATCACGCCTAAGTCTCACGACAGTGCCCGAAGTGGGTGTGCCCGATGTCGTTTTTCCCACATTGGGGAGGCCACCATCGTTTAGTGGCGAAGAAGGCGATGAATCCATTGAGCTGGTGCGCAATCGCACGGAGAGCTTTTCCTTCTTGTTACAACGGCACGATTCACTCAATAGCCCATGAAAGATAGAAGTACTATCATATTAGATGGAAGTGCTTGCTTCTGGGAATTTGCATCAGTTCGGGTACGCTAATGTACGAAAGTATATGTGGAGGCTATTGAAGGCGTTTGAACCATTGCTCAAGCAGACACCCGCCAAACATGGCGTTCAGTAGATAGATATCGCCACCGCTGCAAAAGGTTATAGTAAGGGAAGGACCCAGCGGCAGTGTTATCTTAACCGGTATTGTATCTGTCTTAATCGTCTAGTTGGGGCATCGTCAGGTCCGTTAACGTCCGGAGTTTGCCGCCCCCTCGTATTATATTATACGATCAAGTCCCTGGGCGTCCTATTGCTTATCGCCCTCAATCTTCATCTCATTCGATTACCTTCAATATAACCTAAACGGGATCTATCGGCGCACTTGCTTGGTATAGGCATCGACGTATCAATATCTGGTCCACCGCTGGGGCAGTTATTTAGCACAGTTAGCCTAATAGATTCAAACGATGCTCCCTTCATTTACGCTCGGGAAATGTCCGCAACTATATGAAATAATGTTGAACACCGACATAGCCGATTATGGTTCCAGTGTACCAGAAGACGTCTGAGAGCAACATGGGCGCTTTATAAGGGCGACACTGGTTTCTTCTAGGGTTAGTTTCTAAAGAGGATGAGCCTACGAATTTGATTCGTTCATCGGCCACTTCAGGTATCAGGTGGAGAAAGTCCATAAAACCGTATAATCGTGCCGTATCTTTGAAATTCTGGATAAAATAATACCAGAAAATCCTTTTTTTTATATTCAGCTCACGTGTGGACGATGCTCGCAGGTAGACCATGTCATCAGGAATCAGTCTAGATCCACCTCGGTACTCTAGATCTGCGAACGCAAATCACCACCATTCAACCGCGACCTTCCTAGTCGGAGGTAGATCTCCATACGTTTGAAATGACACCAAAGCCAAACATCTAGCGATCGGCACCCGGTCAATGGGGAATGATACCGTCCCAATCAAAAATAGAGAGCAACTGGGAATGACCACCGATCATCGCTCAAGCTGCTTAGACTATCTGTTTGAGGATACCGGGTCAATTCCATTACGCTATTGCATGAGGTTTGTTTATTTCAACACTGAAACGCGGTACATGGATTTTATTCGCATCGGGCAATCTTATAAGAGCAATCCGATCTCCCTTGTGAGTTGTCTTCCCCTATCCCATCTTTCTTCCGAGACCTCTCAAGAAAAAACATGAGCGCCCGTGTCTGGGACGACGAGACTGAAGCAGAAGTTTGGATAGTCGAGCCTGGCTTTTTGGACAAGGATTCTAGTCTTGATGATCTCTACTCTAGTGATTCGGAGACTACTATCAGTTCGACAGACACTATTCAATCAATAGATGCGCCAGGTAAACCGAGATTTTTCTTAGATTATGTATCCCGCACCTACTCAGGCTTGTTCATTAGATTATTTTCGTGTCAGTCACGGACGAGCGTTCCCTATATATGACGATCTCCCAATGGCCCTGCCTGCAGACCAAGGGGAGATTTATCGTCTCAGACTCCAGCATATGGCAATCAAAAAACTTGTGGGAAAAGCTCTCGATTCAATCATCGAAGTCCACTTAACGCCTAGTCCTGACGGTCGGCGCAAGCGAATTTTGGATGTTCGTACCCAGAGTGGGTTATGGTAAATTCGTCTTATATTGTCTCGATAGCTCCCTACACTCACCGACTCTACAGGGCAGATGAAATGGCGATCAAGTACCCTACCGTTGATGTCAAGAGCATCGACGTTGTTCCCACAGTCGCCCATTACCCGCGACATAACTTGCATTATGAGGTTTATGACATACATGCAGGGATACTGGAGCCTACAGGAACGTTTGACATCGTACACGCACGTCATTCTGTTAGTATGGTGCGTCAGTGGCAGTCATCCTTCCGGATCGGATACCGTTTTTACGTTTTACTTTACAGGTCAAGGGTTGGACATCATTGCTACAAGAAATTCATCGAGTTCTACGCCCCGGGGGTCTTCTGATATTCGGCGAATTTGACCCACGACTTACGTTGCCAGGAGAGCACGAACCAGCGTTTCACGGGCTATCTCATAACACGGCTAGGTTTTGTGAGGCGTATCGCTCTGCTCTCGCCAAGGGTGGCGTTTTGATCGAAGCATTTTCTGAAATTGATGCTTGGCTTTGCCCTGGTTCAGGCCTTTGGGAT
Encoded proteins:
- a CDS encoding F-box-like protein; this encodes MESIIEELGTASGLLQVALDRYLRVCSVIQKSYVTKRASNIVSQDFTNRLKIEVHSLLDYESKFQEAKVALTSIRNSASLAPASNLPPEILTQIFQFVLSGEQCSSQEKDDYRETWFSKYPDRLSHVCSRWRRVALGSRYLWTHIDLYTEPAVNQQILPRAKAYAERSDPLPLYLHIDESAYAFGHGHIGKLPGPSDNPTVHAIQLISSLAARTRTLSLTINGEYSDFYRKALNSCLRNCVPGALSRLVVRGGADEDGCCRIMAARNGTIARQYREEFYRAVLLDIPEQELEDILFRFTSLSFDGLFAPWESKAYHGLTELRLTQCEMPHFDSQECFIPESAFVDILNGSPRLRVLVFNLCLSGRIPDSSSTEPLSLLDLDTLALGVRGGSSMGQLLRWIAPGPKPLTVLMELIRDAGYQRVFAMDQIKAFLSRSNVKRLSIAGAYSCDMAKLSGITSNIPELSINTEIDWDEII
- a CDS encoding Sugar (and other) transporter gives rise to the protein MAGGGTHGGGAAADPVVTRYVEQDKVPWYSKPNLRKLYFLLLPTCMGVEMTSGFDSSMMNGLQGVTYWDEFFGRPRGNLLGVMSSMYSLGAICALPFVPMVNDRLGRRTAVLFGSLLMIIGAALQASSINYPMFVMSRWVLGLGIPFAIIAASTLIGELSYPKERAVMTSLFNASYFVGAIIAAGVTLGTFDIKSNWSWRIPSLLQAAPSFLQIGFIYFIPESPRWLISQGRRDDAFEILVKYHAEGDRDSEFVKAEFAQIESTLKIEQENSKRGWKELIATPGMRRRLIIASFLGLFTQWSGNGMISYYLKRILEGVGITNNRTVNQINLANTCWGFINGTIWALSVYKFKRRPMYLACTMCLLCVYVGWTTSAALYTTRGSKEASHAVLAMIFLYSPAYNMGYNALTYTYLIELFPFVVRSRGITIFQWWGRAAGFFNQYVNPIGIANAGWKYYISYCVWLMFEVGFVFFMFPETSGRTLEELTFLFEPEEVRRRQQKQAENVMHEGVPGEGGVPGSPRPGSFDKENIQEIEQLESRRV
- a CDS encoding Spo7 domain protein — encoded protein: MSPVNLIVPHFDNRARIPLIAWWLDQPESTVPHITTPLNPHPYIIPGLWLVSVTTLVLFFASGLYSEKISYANRYVPQANRALRNFNLHLNVRTQTISPPAPLKYLFPRPTTATSPTTAQQLRKGVIKKAQLNPIPPTNNPRGELIFSNRVDRSFREAYERYRSVWERKREEHLAANRRSWFGWLWFISNKPIPVGPPGKDRGELHPPPGHPVHHPVDRLPPEEYGKIALEPQNSQVRRSHKRNPAAVHHA
- a CDS encoding methyltransferase domain protein, producing the protein MALPADQGEIYRLRLQHMAIKKLVGKALDSIIEVHLTPSPDGRRKRILDVRTQSGLWADEMAIKYPTVDVKSIDVVPTVAHYPRHNLHYEVYDIHAGILEPTGTFDIVHARHSVSMVKGWTSLLQEIHRVLRPGGLLIFGEFDPRLTLPGEHEPAFHGLSHNTARFCEAYRSALAKGGVLIEAFSEIDAWLCPGSGLWDTKTPSGFHQTNHRVWEVPMSGLWHPEPEMQEIGMLMAMNFRQFIINAQPLFLSYETPQGDYDGWVEEVKREIRDPMNSTVIRYHSVTALKL